The genomic stretch TCTTGTTGGATGTCGAAGCTCCAAGCGGGGTGATTTAAGAGCCTCTGGAGGGATGGGGACGGGGGAGGGGTGGGAGGCGAGGCATGATCATGGCTGTGGTGTAGCTGTTGCACAGAGATTTAACACAAAAGCACAATGTAATGCTGATGATGGAGGAGGCTGCGGAGAAAGACAGAAACACCTACTGTGCATTGGTGCTTGTCAAATCATTATTCCTGCCAAATACATAGTCACTTTCAAACCTTTCCATGCCCAATGACTAGAACTGTGAGTTCATGTTCGTAATTCCAGATAGCTTTAAGTACTTAGGTAGGCTTTAGGTCAATGTTTGTAGAGATttaactatataataaatatatatgaaaagaCACCTGTGATATGTACGGGTGTGTATGGAACAGAGGAGTAGTTGGTTAGTAGGGGAGGGTTCTGTGCCAGAGACCTGTGAATATGTTCCTTTTAGCAGATGTGTATTATGCGTTCAGAAGATGTTATATAAagttcattttttgttgttgtttgtgagaCTATgagcgtgtatgtgtgtgtgtgtgtgcgcgcgcgcatGTTTGTGTGTACGAATACCTGGTGCTGGCTACGTTTTAGCAAACACTTGAAGGTATTGTGTACTCTCTCattgtaatataattaaaatgttttatacaTAAAAGTTGCCTCAGCTTCTTTATTGCCTCACACagatttactgtatgtattgtatatccGTATATgacaacatatttatttacaatctTAAATTAATTGATTAGTCTACAagaatatatttacattaaatgcaaacatgtatGACCTTGCAGTTTTTGTTAGTAATGGAGaataaaaatccaaacctacatagccctgtgtggaaaaagtgatttatCTCCCGTCAAAACATAACTGGTATTAATTatgatctatcagtgtggaaaaggtcatacagccatttctaaagctttgggattccagcaaaccacagtgagagccattatccacaaatgtcaaaaacaagGAACAGTGATGagccttcccaggagtggccagacaaacaaaatgaccccaagagcacagcgacgactcatccaagaggtcacaaaagaccccacaaccacatccaaagaactgcaggcctcacttgcgtCTGTTAATGTCAGTGTTCATGATTCCACCAAAAGAAAGACCTAAATGATGcatttacaagcataaaaatggcgacatgaactaaaataaaattacaaagcattagaaagatgcattcaaactGTGAATGTAGTTTTaattttacactggtcactagatgtcagtcatgttacttTTAATGATCAATGAaacaaacaccagacttgatcacttcAACAACATgcttttgttgcaggtttgaattatctcacaacagtcCCAGTAACAACATaactgtaataataacaataatcataactAGATAATGCACTGTTAGCAGACATTGTGTTTGAAAGGTGCGGAAATTGAAATTTAGGGCTCACTGTATTGCTAAATAAGGCAAAACCTAAAGGGAAAAATTCCGACATGACAATAAGGTCatggaatatttattttcaagcaGCTATTAGTTGAATGATATTTGactgtttttccaaaaaaagaaaataaaggaaaTATCCAATAAAAGGCCtgcttttaagaaaaaaattgtgctGTTATTGCTTCCCTAGCAGCACAACCAGTGGGGTCATCCGATGGATTTGGATCCACAACCTCGGGTGGCTGTAGGGTGACGGAAGGTGCTCTTTCTTTTCTAATGGTTGCGATGTTGTGCAGCACAGCACAGGCACCAATAATTTTGCTTGCCCTCTCTGGGGTCACCCTCAAACCATGCAAGCATGAAAATCTGGCCTTAAGCAAGCCAAAGGTCATTTCTATCCTGGCCCTGGTTTTGGCTAGGGCCATATTAAATCTGTCTTGTGGTCCGACATCAGGGTCAGAATAAGGTGTCATTAAAAAAGGCTGGCATGGATAGGCCTGATCCCCCAGCAGCAGTCCTCTAAACATGCCTGATGAAGACAAGGGATATTGCTCTGATTGGTATCATTTTAACATAGTGAAATAATGGACATTTAATATTgctattacattaaaataaccaTACCTTGTTGAAACCCTTGGCACAGGGTGGATTGACTGAAGATCCGGGAGTCAGGAACCGATCCCGGCCATTTGGCATCGATGCTGGTGACCATACAGTTATGATCACAAGTCATCTGCAGAGAGCCATACGGGTTAGTGTAGCCTCACTAATGTGAGATTTTAATTCACTCTGCATCTCCAATGAGTACCTGCACATTGAGACTGTGGAAGGACTGGCTGTTTAGAAAATCAGCCTCATTTTCCCCCAAACTGGACTGGAGGGGTACATGCATGCAATCAATTGCTCCAAGCACCCTGGGGAATCCTGAAAAATTAATACATTGCATGTTATTTCCAACAAGACAACATGAAGGACTTATTATGTCTCGGCTTTTTCTATACCGGCAATGGCAAGAAATCCTTCTGTGATGGCTGATGCGGGCATATGGCCAGGGAACACGACAAACACGTTCAGCAGCTCAATAAGTGCCTGTGCTACTCGATGGATGCTTCTGCACACAGTGTTTTTACTGATGTTTTCAGCATCCCCCACAGCATACATGAAGGTCCCCGTGGCGAAGAAACGCAACGCAATGCAGACCATTTGTGGCACTGTCAGCGCACCGCTTCGCCGTGTGTCATTGGCCACGTTGGGCCCCAAAAGCTGGCACAGATATGCCAATCCTTCCGAAGTGAATCTGTATCGGTCATAAAGGAATTCATCCGGAAATGCCAAAGGATTTTGTCGGTCCCGGAAATTCCTCGCTTTTCTCAGCGAGCCTCGTACTATGCGTGCACCGATTTCCACTGGGTCCTCAATAAACGGTGAGGCCATTTTTCACAAACAACGAAAGACTCAGTGGGTGTGGCCTTTGTAGGATCGGATGCGATTGGTCAGTGGGCGAGCTTCTGAGCAGATTAGCCGATGTTGCACGGCTTTTCTGAACCTACAGTAATCTCCAAATATATAATTCTTGGGGAGAATACCCTGCTTCGCAGTGCAGCCACCATGATTTGTCAGTCATACgtccataaaaacataaaacttcCTCGGCAAACTTGGCCTAGCTTGAAGCTAACGGCTAGCCACTCCGAATGGTACAAACAGTATCCATCTGCTGTTAAAGCTCCCTGAAAATGAAGccaaaacagtgcaaaataaccatttattaattttgtcGTACCTTGGCTGTTTTCAGTCCATAATTTGTGTCAAATGAATGAAGCGTTCGTCCATTGTTTTGAGTTACATTGAAATTATTTCGACCAGAAACAACGACATTTTCGGTATGATGAACACGTTCCAAAAGGACCTTCCTGCGATGACATTTTCCGGTTGACGTTCTGACAAGCCTATTGGCCAAATTGGGCTGTAAACTTTCGATGACATGTCAATCATTTGGTGCAAGCGAGAAGTATCAATATTGAACATATAGTTTGTGCCacagtgttattttgtgtcaaatacTAACACGTGTCCAGATATAATAAAAACGTACTAACTTTATTCATCAAAAAGTTGatttacacaaacacatttcatgTTTTGCAAAGGTGTCTTTAAATGTCAGTCCTGTACATCGTGtagtaaaatatttatataatgttgCTCCAGTTCATTTTATTAGTAACAGACCTTGCGCAGGTGACAACGTTTACAACATATCTCGAATTTCCAAAAGGGAATTTTGATTTTATGTTGGAATTAAAATTTGTCGAACTGATAAAATCAATTCGTCAAATtgatgaaattcattcattgaaaCCGGTTTAACGGACCCAGTGGAAAAAACCGGATGTACAATGTCATACGTCATAATTTCTACGTCTATGGAGAACTTTAGTTacagtgaatttttttttacttttgagaAACAGCtcaagaaataaagaaaaataatagaaaaggGTTCTACGTAACAAGAAAACaatttcatagttttttttagttgcaAAAGAAAAGCACTTTAATCTGAAGTATTGCATATTCAGAATTTAGAACACACAACCCTGAATATCAACAATTacacaaataaattattttatgaaaGTTCATTGATAAATAAAAGCGAAAAAAATGGACCTTGAGACTATTTATATTCTATACAAATAAATCTTgacattcatttttgcaaaacaTAAGCTAGTTCAAGTACAGAATGAAAACATATCACCTGAAAAAGAGGCTGCCATTATTGAAATGTTTCAACAGGCAGTGGAAGTAATGGCATCAAAATTGTACAATAACattatttcctcttttttttactctacacCCCTCTTTGATGCTAAACTTATAGTTTGCATTTAGACACACATCCTGTTTTTAATCCAGAGACGATCGCCTTGAGCATGAGGGTGTGCCTCTGAATGCTCCACGAATCAGTCACGAGTAAACCATGAGTAAAACACTTTGCGTGTGACCTGACTGTCTGCAAGCTTGTGGTGCACATTTGAGTTCTAATCAAGGGATAAATGTGAGAGGAAATCACACTGTAAGGAATCATTGTGTTTAATGgagaagtgcactttttttcgGAATTTGCCCACCACTCACAATCCTGAACACaaatttatttcccttttctgtgcattgtaatGCTAGAAAACAAGTTAAGAAGCTAACAatgcgttataatgcacagaaaagggaaagaaatatgtatttgcgtgtcacataaggattgtgaatgactgacaaaattccagaaaaagtgcagttcctcaTCCAATTCAAGCATCAGAGCTTAATCAAGTACCAAAACATCCTTGCAGCTATATGATAAATGGGCAAAGTAGGCATTCAATACAACTTAACTTTAAATATGGTTTAAAATGATATGGTAGCATAGTTGCAGCAGTGATAGTGGATGTGCTGCTGGTCAAAGTCTGGTCAGCACCTGAGACAAACAGTAAAGTGGCCTTCAAACCAGAAAGTGGATGTAAAATAAGTTAGATTTAAGATGAAGCAGATGGACCAAAGTCCCCGTCAGACGTACTGCTGAGCTTTTTGTGAAGTGGTGGCAGTGGACGCCAGACTCTTGGCCGCCTCCTTTGCCTTGTCTGAGGCCTCCTTCACCGAGGCCCGGGGTAGCCACTGGGTCGTCTCTCCTGAGTccacaaaaaaccccaaaaacaaaacactgaacgTGAGTTGACACTTAACACATTTCTTGAGACGGCACGGAATCCTATTTGTGTCCTGAAAGAACCTCCCACCACCTTCACAAGTAGAACATGCCAGCACAACAAGCACATGAGTCACATTCAAAACAGCCCCACGTGTCAAAGAGGTGTTGCTGGTTACTTTTAGACCAACAGACTCAGCAGTAGATGTCTGATCCTGCTGGGCTGCATGCTGGCAAAGGGAGACAACCTCTGGCATGGTTGACAGATTCATAACTACGTACAGTATGTTTCCATCATCAGAGTTGCTTAACATTGATGATCGTACAGGACATCACCTACTGTATGATGGTGATAGACTTAAATTTAGGGTAGTGCTACAAATCATTTACTGTGGTGTAGGATCTCATTGAGGGTAGTGCTGCATATCATTAACACTACATTAAGAGTCTACAAGGGTAACATgaggtaaaggtgactatggacattatgtctagaggcctctaataatgctaaaaaaaacaaagaaaaaataaaaacaacaacaaaaaaaggtcataaacaagttttctgtgctgtatCTATGCAAatcttccatttataaataataactcCTACTGCTGCTACtacaataatactactattttaGCTTTAAAGGCTCGGAGGAAGTGAATAACCTTAAAGGTTATgcacaatatattgcaatatacgtcaggggtgtccaaagagtGTCCCGGTGGTCATTTGCAACCTGCAGCTTATTTTTCATTGCCCTGCGTTATATTCCAACGGTTCATGTCAGAACCTCATGAAGAAGGTTTCGGGCCACACTGAAAAGGTAAATAAGGTTATGATAAAaaagttagcatagcatagcatatcaTGCATGTTGACCTGTGATTGCCAAATTGCAGGGGGTGGGTGGAAACATTTAATCACCCAGATGATAAGTAAATATTCGCAGGCACTTCATATTGATCCAGACAATAAAATGGAACAAGTACTCTACAGCTAGTTTCCCCAGGAAGACAATAACATGTGGCACACCTGCACAgaataaatcatatttt from Doryrhamphus excisus isolate RoL2022-K1 chromosome 1, RoL_Dexc_1.0, whole genome shotgun sequence encodes the following:
- the harbi2 gene encoding putative nuclease HARBI1; translation: MASPFIEDPVEIGARIVRGSLRKARNFRDRQNPLAFPDEFLYDRYRFTSEGLAYLCQLLGPNVANDTRRSGALTVPQMVCIALRFFATGTFMYAVGDAENISKNTVCRSIHRVAQALIELLNVFVVFPGHMPASAITEGFLAIAGFPRVLGAIDCMHVPLQSSLGENEADFLNSQSFHSLNVQMTCDHNCMVTSIDAKWPGSVPDSRIFSQSTLCQGFQQGMFRGLLLGDQAYPCQPFLMTPYSDPDVGPQDRFNMALAKTRARIEMTFGLLKARFSCLHGLRVTPERASKIIGACAVLHNIATIRKERAPSVTLQPPEVVDPNPSDDPTGCAAREAITAQFFS